ATGATGGTAGAGATGAAGATGTACATGTGTTGGGGTGTctgtttgaatatttctgtgGATGAAAGCAGAAGGCAAGGTGTAAACTGGTGACAGGGAGGGAAATCTGTACACATCACAAGTTTTGCATTTCTAGAGAGTAGAATTCAAAAGAAACAGGTTGTAATAACTGGGACATGTGTTTGTTCATAGGTCATAGGTTAGTTGTagggtagttttttttttttcatttctcagcAGCCAACAGTGGACACAAGAGAAAGACTTCCATGCCACACTGCTGTAAACTGGACACTGTGGCATGCCAGTAAAAATACACTTATTGTGGTGGAAAGTGGGGGGAAGAGTGAAGAGAAAACTTTTACTGCTGTAAAAGAGGATTTCCATTAAATATGGAGATAGCTCATTCACATTAAAgttctgtgaaaaaaatgtattaaaaacagTAACCCGAAATAACAGCACATCTCTGGCCACTACCACACGCTGTACAGTAAAATTCAAGTTATGTGTAAGAGCTGCTTGAGAACTATCTTATCAGTGACATTGTGTGCTGAGCAAATTTTGCCCATGATAATTTCACTATCACAATTCCATGtcaacacacacctctgctctTGGCCCAAATGTTCTACTGCACTAACAGAAGGTCAATGGAGCAGAGTTTCACTTGTTCCTCATTAGGGCGGCTCCATGTGTTGAACCACTGCTGAATCCGGTGCACTGTGACAGTCTTTCAGTTCTGGATATGAATTCTTCATGCAACAGGAAACGTTGTTCAATGTGTAGGCCACTGTTTTGGCAGTTAGACTAGCGTGTGTTACACTCAGCTGGTGTTGAGCACAGGCATACTGGCTTGCCGGACAATGTTTGATAAACGATTATTGACATTCCTGAAGCTGGgggttgttttccttttgtgccGCACTTCAAGAATGAGTCAGTCCCCTGAATTGTTCTAGCAGGTGGACAGGAAGCCTCTTCAGGAAAATGGAAGATGGGAGGAGCTCAATATCCTTGTTACCACTTTTCACTTGGGGTCAATATAATTTTTTCCTGAATTTCTGCAAGCCTATGTCAGAGTTTGTTTTCTCCATTGTTTTTAAGTGGATAATTTAGTGTAGGCCACAGtctgaaatgctgctgttgCTAGGTATTTGTTGTTACAGCTAGCCTTGAAGCAATAACTGGTCTGATTTTCCCAATTTTAATAGGCCCAGTTCTCCCTAATAGCAAAATGCCTTCAGTAATAGTCAAGCTGATTTGTTATTTGAGTCCCAAGTGATGGgccaacacaaaaaacagatgtgttattattttgttttccaatGCAAGTGTTAGCCTAGTGTATATATCTTTACTGTTGTCAGATCTCTGAAATGGGCTGAGGCTTAGGtaagttttttaaaaaggggTCATCTTGTTGCCCCTGTTTCATGTCATTGTCAGTATTTGTTAGCAATTCATTTATTCCCTCTGGAAGAATACAACATTAGCGAATGCTAATTCTGGCCAGTCCATTGACTGAAGAATGAGATTTTAACTTTGGGAGTACTGTATGGTGAATGGAAGTTATTTTAATGATGGCATGATGATATTTTAACAGGGGCGACAGGAAGATGAGGagccagagaagaaaaaagctttACTAGAGGAGACTGCTGAAGAGCGGCACAGGTTGGTTAATCATACCACACACAAAATAGCtgttatttgcttatttttgttgtttaattccATCATATTTTCAGTAAAAGCACGTCATGATTTTTTACAACTGTTGCTCATAGCTGCTTGCCCCTTTAGCTGAGGCTTTTTAAGCTCCATAAACGGAACTGAAACAGATATGAAAGTACATCTTCGCGCCATCAGAGCTTTTATCTGACCTTTATCTGAACACCATCGCCTTGTAACGGCACCCGTGTCTCGTTGTGAGATGCAGTGTTTGCACTGGGCCGCATCACAGCTTCGTACTATTAACTGCTCAAATATCCAGCAGATTACGCAACTCAGCCGGTAGGAAGGAGAAGCCATCTTTCCTGTCCTACAGGACCTTTTTTCCATTGTTTATATTTAATGACTGCACTGAGGGAGTGCCACTGTGTTTCCTCCAGTCCGAGAGAACAGTTCTCTCTCATGAGAATAGCTGCAGAGTTTAAAGGCctaatttagacatttttcaGTGATGAGGAAAGGTCAGTGTTCATCGTGCTctgcgtttttgtttttttgtttgttttgttttttgaatctgTGTTTTGCTAAGTCAAGACAAACATCTTTAGCAGGGTGTGAGTATAATGTGTCTTGGTATTAAAATTTCATGGGAGATCAAATTTCCAAAGCAAGACACTAAAGAACGCAACAATCAACATGTTTGTTCTAAAGTTATTGCTgttcaaatgaatgatgaagTTTTTAATATGTTGGgctttttcagctctgtgtgtgttatcatACATTCCTTCATACCTATTCCACAAACGGCACCAGCCGCACCATGCAGCTCTTCCTGTTATACCTTGTTAAGTGTTAGGGCTACTGTTTCCAGATAGCCTGACAGGTAAGTAGATTTAACATAATAGGAAATAACAAATACAATTCAAAGAAGTCCAAAAGCCTCTAAAGATATGAGCTAATTGCATGGTAGCTTTAACAATCTCTGTGGCTCATGTGTAAATGAAAAGGTTGATTGTTGTCTTGAGTTATTTTTGCTGTGGAGATTGGAGCAGGTAGATTGAGTGTGTAAACGTTCAAACACTGCTGAACTTCCTCCGTTCACTATAAACACTATGAGAGGGCCACACTTGGGTCAGCGCTGGGAATTTATCACTGGCTCTCTTTGATGCCACAGTGTGCTTGAAGTGGAAATGCGTAAACACACTCTAAAGGTTTCACATCAAACAAAAGAgagttaagaaaaaaaaagggatgtcAAACtttgaaagcagaaaatgtacatgtacagcctgtttttcctctgtcttgCCTGTGATGGGACTCAGTGTTCTTCAGTATGTGTCTGTGCTTTGGTCCTTAACATAAATATCCTGATATTTACTGGCGGCACTGGTAGTGCTCATCAGTTTAAAAGTTTCCTTCGACTGCCATTGCTTGTCAATGACAAGAGCTCTTAAAAATGAACGTTGTAATATTCATTAAATGTTCTGTAATATGTTATGCTGACCCCTTGACCATCCCTTTTGTGCCTCAATTTCTACAAAGAATGTAAAATTCTAAGACATTGTCATGGAGTTGGCATGAAACTTGCTCTCCAGAGGACCGTCTTTAGAGCAAAACATCAGTTTTGTACAGACATAAATTATGGCAAGAATGGAAATACGTTTTCTTGAAAGTTGTGGCTCTCAAGTGATGAAATTCATTGATTTTGGTGAATCTGTGGCCTTTGCACAAGTGCCACCCTGACACTAAAATGTCCACTTCCATACAATGTATTGCATAATGTAGCCCAACAGAAATTAAATAGTAGTAAATGATTGCTTCCTTTCAATTTAGTCAATGTGATCTGTTGAAGGCTGATAAATGATGGCCTATAGTTAACCCAGAACAGGTGCCTTCTGCCTACTCCAGACGAAGTCTGAGTCTTAGTGTGACTTGCTATCAGGGCATCTGGACTGTGTGACACTGACTGAGCTCAGGTTGGCAAAATTATTGacatcttttcatttattttataagCCTAGTAGTAAGTAAGTAGTCtccttctgttttatttttttattccatttattattatttctaagGGACAGTGCAAATTAATGAATATTACTTTAAATATGCCAAGAGGCCAGTTTTCATCTGTAGTCCCTGACCAGGTGTGAAGTTGGGAACCTAAAATCAAGAAACAAGTTGAACTCGTTCAAATTGTCTGattatttccttccttttatTATAGTTGGTGTCTAAGTTCATGTCATATTTATGTTACAGAAGATTTTGTTtcacttaaaataaatgtaattaagTGTCTCTGCCTCCTCAGGAGAGAgtcaggaggcagagagagcgagagatgtGTGGACTAGGAGTGGACCTCAGTCAGCCAAAGGCAGAACATGACCAGCATTCCTGCCCATACCCGTACAAGGCATCGGTCTGTCTGTTGGCAGCAGGGGTGTGATAAATGTACCAAGGGTGCGCCCTCCCGAGCAACCATCTCAAATCCACGTTAAACCCGCAACAGCTGACAACTCTCTTGGTCCGCACTTGGTCAGACAATAGTTTATCGCTGCTCCTGGACTTGGTGTATAATCTGCAGAGATGTCAGCTAAACTCGCCAAGAATTCCTCGGTGTGGAGATGTGATGAAAGACTGCGTAATTCAACATCAAGGAAAGAATTCCTCAGCTGCTTGCTGCTCTCCTCAAGTCCGTGCCCAGGAGCAGGTGGAACATGTTAATCAGACACGTTCATAGGATAAAGAGGGACATTATACCCAACCCCCTCTAGACATTAGATGTGCAGCTGTGTAGGATTTGCAGATGGTCTTTTATGCTCCTTAATCTCTGGTGGAATATATTTGCCTACACTGCCACCCCCTGGACTGTCACAAGTGTACATGGAAAAAGAGTGAGGGAGAATTGTTGACTGATAAGAGATGTTTGTGAGTCCGACCACTAAAAGTTGActtgcatgaatgtgtgtttctgtcctcagAGAACTGAAGCTGAGGAATTACACCCcggaggatgaggagctgaaGACGAGGCAGGTGCCCAAAGCCAAACCTGCATCAGGTGAGAGCTCTTCAATCATAAACAGACTCAGGGGATGTATAATGTTACAGTGCCTTGCTGTTGAGTGCTGTTAGTATCATACTGCATACTTCATATTTTGCTTCCAGGAAGCTCACAGCACATGAGTGTTGCCCACTGCTGCTATCATGTTTCATTTATGACTCGTGATAAATATTCTTTGCTTGCAGTGGAGGATAAAGTGAAAGACCAGTTAGAGGCTGCTCATCCAGAGCCCATCATTGAAGAAGTGGTGAGTACTCCTTTCTATATAAATGGGATTTTCTCTGTTGAAAAAGCGTAGTAGCTGTCGTTGCCATATTCAGCCGTTCTCTTCCCACAGGATTTGGCCAACCTCGCTCCAAGAAAGCCAGACTGGTATGACctttttgaaaattattttcCAACCTGTACAGTGTATAAACTCTCGGTATGATCAAAGATTCATTGTTGCTGACATTGTCTTTTGGTTGATTCTGAATGTAGGGACCTAAAGCGTGACGTGGCAAAGAAATTGGAGAAGTTGGAGAGAAGAACACAGAGAGCCATCGCTGAGCTCATCCGTTAGTATTTCCCACTTCACGTTTTTTTGCGTTTTATCACTGAATTTTGTCGTCACCATAGAGACAGGCCTGTCTGAGCTGGCGTGAATTATTAGGCTAATTGCTTTGTGGTTTCCAGACTCCACGGAGACTCAAAGCCATCTGATAACATCAATGGTGTGATTCCTCTACCGATGTACGAGCCACATTCTAAAAATAGGCATAAGCTGTCACGGAGAACGAGAACAGGTTTAAATGTTAAGGCTGTCCCTCACTGTAATGTGTGACAGTGATTACTAATTGCTCTCATTTGCGTttgttgtgttaatgtgtgtactCACAATAACCCAGTTAATGACAGTTATAATATCATCTCATTCATAACATCATTATAATGGCATTTAAATATAAACAGTCACTCATTTCAGTTTGGTCTTAGGGATGCTTGGTTACAGGTTCTCAATGGTGCATGTTATCCACACGACTTGAATAAAACCATCATGGCTAATGTGCAGGATCCACACACAGATGTAACTAGTGATTGAAGGATgcagagaatgaatgaatgaatcagacTGACAGGGAGCGTTTGGTTGTGTGCGTGCAGGGGATCGTCTCCGAGGCACTGACGAGGAGTTGGCCGAAGTGGTGGGAGCAgtcaggatggaggagggagactcAGACTGAATCCAAGATGTGACAGAGCAGATTACAGAACAGAGGCCTCGGTTTACTGGGACTGTACTGTCGCATCTGTGTCGTGCTCAAAGAGACGTGTACATACCTCGCTGCAGGgagtaaaaaaatgttttgtcaggTCTTCATATTCCCTTGTCCCATTGCATTACTACATATGAATATGTAGTGATACATTCACTTTATTTGGTTCATTAAGGTGCACTGTTGATGTTATCATCaatatgtttgttgttttatattttcaagTAAAAGAatgtacatttttcaaatgtgtgattattattttcatgcattttgccTTAATTTGAAAGAAGGTGCGGCCCATATGAAAAAAATCTATATCACCGTGTTTGTAGTATAACAAACAGTGCACAAATATCTGTTGCCAAATCATCCAACCCTGCATGATGGGGTGCAGTAGAGAGTAGGTAAGGGAGCAAACCCCTCCTGCTGGATTTTAACCAGGGATGTTGTGGTTACGTTaagttatttaatttcattcattttgttacTCTGCCCAATAAGAgagaagacattttttaaatacatcatatttattcagaaaatgatctgaaaattCACTCTCTAATCATCATGAAGTGACCCCTATCGTAGTTACTGCAACATTAATGTCTTGCTACACTTGAATCAAAAGTTAGTGTTGATTCAGTGGGTGATAAATAGAGGAACAATGATGAACAGTTAACAGTAAGATGCTTTTGGTATGACATTCACAAGTGATATCTATTGCAAGCACCTAAATACCTGTTTTTCAaaggaaacactcacagtaAAGTGCATCTTCTGTGCACGCAGGCCCAAACTGTCTCCTTGATGAGGAGGATATTGCACAGTTCATTGCGTTACCACTCTTAATACAAGGCCacctgctctctttcttcttttcccaaGAGGCAAATTATCAAGGCTCCAAAGAGGAACGGAAAGCGCTCTTCTGAAGTTCACAAAAACTACACTAATATGTGACTTAAGTGTCATTGAAATGCTTCTGACTTAGTTTTGCTACAAAACATGTTCTCCTACACACTACAACCTTCAAAAATATACAACATTGGAGATGAAGCTCACAAACTACAGACATTTATAGCAACATGATTAATActgcaaaaactgaagtgtTGTGACTCTGGAAGCTTGTTGAACCTGTTTGAACATGATGCTGCGCTAAACACTGCAAGAAACCTCACAAGGCTGATAAGATCTGATACGATAAAATCCTGGATTTTGGTTTTTAATACAAAGGAAGCTGAGTTATTGTAGTTCAAGGAAGCAACCAATCTTAAACTGAGTCAAATGTTGTTTTGGCACTCAGAGTGGAAGAATAAATACTCCTGCATGCAGATTATTTAATGATAAAGGCTTACCACTTCAGAAGCAGAAAATGGCAAGGAGGAGGCCAATATCCTCAGTACCTAACCTCAATTAAAGGTTGGCATTCAGGTGCCACACAGAACTCAACACATTTAGCCCTTGAGCAGGATTGCTGTTGATCTCAGTGATGCTGTAGCATTATGATTGGTCGGTAGGGTGAATGACAATCTCACTGGTGCATTCATGGCGTCCTGGTCATCACTGGGAACAGGAGGTGGTTGATTCAAGGCTGTCAGTCGCACTGTCCTCCACCAGACTCAATCTTCCTGGCTGCAGGACCCAGTTCCACCTTGCAAACCCTCTGGGCAAACTTCAGTGAGCAAAGTGTCTCTCCCACGTTGCTCTCCAGTGCGGACACCTGAATAAAAGAAGAgttgaaacaaaacaaggatTATAACAAGCATCGACAAAGACTTAAAATGCAATTTACTGCAGGTATGTCACACTTCTAAAAATTTAAACATCTGGAGCAGCAATCACACCTGCACCACCATGACGGTCTTGCTGCCTTTGCCTAAGGAGTCCTGTAATAAGTACGTGAGGCGCGAGTTCCTGAAAGGGATGTGAGTCTGCCGAGCTCTCAGTGCCTGGATTACGTCCCCCAGTGCTAGCAGGGAGCGGTTGATATTCTGGGCCTCTTtcagcctctctccctctgcaccaGACTTCCATACCCTCTCTGAGCCAGCCAGGTCCACCAGGTTCAACTTGCCTGTGGACAGAAATGTTAATTCAGACTAATAGtgaagtgatgaagatgagttATCTCTGGATCTCTGACTGAATCCTTATCAGAAGCTTCCCTTtagtgccttttttttctcaactctctttctccaccttcGGGCAAGTATTAATATGGAGCCTTTCATACACTTTCCCTGTAGAAGGAGAAATGTATGTGTGACTGACCAGTGGTTTTGGACCCAGTAGCGAGGTCAGTGCCCTGAACGgtgatgcagagcagagcaTGGGAGCGGGAGCTGTGCTGGTTCATCTGAGTGCCGAAGGTGATCCTGTTCCTCCGGGCTGTGGCTAAAAtcttcacacaaacaagaaTAATTAGTATTGGTGTAATGTCCAATTTTTAAAGTGAAGTGCAgcttaattaaaacacaatgtcTCACCTTCTTGATGTGCTGAAAGCTCTTAACTTCGATGACCCTGAGGCCCGGCACGTGCAGCTGTCCTGTTCCGTCCGGGTTGATTTTTATGTCCAGTTTCTCTCCGTCCTTGCTCAGCAGGTCTCTGAGAAGCAAAATATAacactgacaataaaacaaacaatgtcTTGTAGCTGTATATACGGCTATCTGGTGAAAAGTGCAGCATACTGTACCTTAGCACCTCGTTGTAGATctccacagagctgacagtGACGGCATAAGACCACATGTCCTTCCTCTCCTCGATCTCACTGAAGAGATGCTTCAGGGCTCGCTGGTTGATGCCTGGATTCTCCATACTGCCCTGAAAAATCAGATGTTTATCAGCCTGCAGCCTCCACAATGGATCATCACTCTATGGCTGCAATAATACTGTCCAACTAGAGAACATACCTCCATGGTGTATGTTTTTCCAGAACCAGTCTGTCCATACGCAAATATGCACACATGGTAGCCATCGATGCAGGACGTCACCAGGGGCTCAATCTCCTGAAAGACCTGATGAAACCAAACAAAGGGTTAGAGTTCTTGTTGTGACTATATTTCCTGAGTGTGCTGTTCGTTTGCATACCTCCTCCTGTGTGGCCTGAGGGTGGAAGACTTTGTCCAGTTCAAAGATGCGACCTTTTCCTTTGTTCAGCACGTTGAGCGAGGACTCGTTGTTGGGGTCCGTCGTCACCACCACAGACTGGCCCTCCTCGTGCTGGTCCTCCTTCAGCACAGGCTTCACACGGCACAGCACGCGGATGTTGCCTAAAAACAAGGCGGCCCAGTTAAtgacacagattttattttctgctgtgactCTTATTTCTCTGCACACCTTTAAGCTCCACCAGCTGCTCGTGGTACTTCCTGCGCAGCGCAACCTCCTTCCTGTACTTCTCCAGAAGATCTTTGTTGGCTTCAGACATCTCACTGATAGCTGCTGAAATCTGCCACGGACAAAAGACAGCCAAAGACTGCTTACTAGTCTCGTCACTTCAGTCAGATTGGTCATTCCACTACATGCAGAGGACTGACGCATGACGTGATGTCGCTGCACGTACCTGTTTTTTTGCATCACTGATAGCTGCTCCATAAAAGTCTGAGAAGTTTCGAACCTGGCTCCTCAGACTGGTGTAGTCTGTCTTCATGGAGCGCAAAGTTGGAGGGAGTGCCGTCAGACGCTTCTGCAAGcctgataaaaataaaagcctctgTAGAATCACGCTGAAATAGAGTTTTGTCTCAATCAATCTTTTTCAAAGTCTGACAGGTTGATACCACTCACATATGTGTCTGTTAAAAGCTACGGCCTTatcttagcattaagactggaaatggggagACACAGCTGGCATGGCCCTGctcaaaggtaacaaaatctcCCAATCCGACCTTTTACACGATACTAtttctgttatattttgtttgtttaatctatgcaaaaactgtaaaaatgtcaacatagcatttttacacatgctTGAGAACGTTTCTTGGACAGGtgctgtgacttcctggagtctttgCTGATTGCCTGGAAACCTCATGGTGATGATAAGGAgctccaggaagttactgcccccagccaagaaatagtctgacCCATGACGACCCTGTAAAAGTATAAGGCGCCGTTTTTACACTTTCTGTGTGGATTAAACAACCGGGATAGAACAGGTTTattagtgagttttagatgTGTTGTtaggcagattttgtttcatttggacAATGCCACACCagcagtttccctctgtttccagtctttgtgccaAGCTAAACTAAccacctgctggctgtagcctcatacTTATCTTACAGACAGGGGTGGTCTCTTCTTATATCTCTCTCAGCACAAAAGTTAATGCGTTTATTGTGCAAACTATGtctttttagacatttttcttttattttcttgcatGCAGAAACCATGATCTCCGTCTTTGGGGGGTTTTAAGGAGCAGTGTGTAGGATTCGGTGGaatctagtggtgaggttgcagactgcagccAAATGAATACTCCTTGCCTCACCCTTCCctttccaagtgtgtgtgtacggtgGCCACGAAACTTGTGAAAGTCCCtctctacagtgtgtgtttggtttgtccgttctgggcttGTGTAGGAACACGGCAGTTCAACATGGTGGCTCTGTGGAAGAtgaccctctctctctgtagatttaaaaagctcattctaaggtcTTATTTTCAAGTGATTATACACTAAGGACATCTGCCTCAAAATTATATtctatttctgccaatagatcccctaaatcttacacattGGTCCTTTAATTAGGTGGTGTTAGGTGTAACTCACTGAAGAATTGGTCCTGCAGGTTCTGAAAGTGCTCGGCTGAGCAGTTGGCAGCAGCCTTCACagcttcttccttcctttcctccaaGTGGCCAATCTCTTTCAACAGTTCCT
Above is a window of Chelmon rostratus isolate fCheRos1 chromosome 8, fCheRos1.pri, whole genome shotgun sequence DNA encoding:
- the ccdc12 gene encoding coiled-coil domain-containing protein 12 translates to MEQSVGSLQEQALKRKERLKALKDKKLHGRQEDEEPEKKKALLEETAEERHRELKLRNYTPEDEELKTRQVPKAKPASVEDKVKDQLEAAHPEPIIEEVDLANLAPRKPDWDLKRDVAKKLEKLERRTQRAIAELIRDRLRGTDEELAEVVGAVRMEEGDSD